AAACACCAGGATAATCAGCAGCAGAACACTGCCAGTCAACCGTGGACTGTAGGTATGACTCAAAAGTTTAACGTCCGGTCAGATACATCTTCTCAGCCAGTTTCTCGACTGCCTGAACATTCAGTGGGCCCGGGGTAATTTCACCGTATTCAAGCGGCAAAAAGCGATCATTCTTCACAGCGTCCAGCGTAGAAAGTACCGGATGGCTCTTAATAAATTCCCATGAACCTTTCCAGCCGCCTTGCTGATAATCAACCAGAATAAAGAAATCAGGCTCAGCATCCATAACCGCTTCAATGCCTACTTTGCCCCAGCTGGTATCAATATTATCCATCACATTTTCACCACCAGCCGCACGGATCAGCGCAGTTGGCATGCCAAAACGGCCAGACGTGAAGATCTTGTCTTCACCGGAGTCATACAGGAATACTTTTACTGGCGGCTTCCCTTCAGTGTTATCAGCTACTGTCTGCAAGCGGGACTTCCAGCCATCAACCAGCGTTTCGGCTTTTTCCTTTACGCCAAACACAGCGCCAAGGCGCAGCACGTCTTTATACAGCAGATCCATAGAAGCATCCGGACCTGACTTAGTCAGATGCACACATGATTCCGTCAACTCGAGAACAGGTACACCTAATTCTCCCAGACTCTGCGGCGTCAGTTCACCGTCGGTGCGCATGCCGTAGTTCCAACCGGCAAAAAACAAATCTGGATCTGCACTAAGAACGTTTTCAGTGGTCGGGTTCTTTGGTGCTAATTCCGGAATATCACCGCGTTCACGATCATATTCAGGGGAGGTTTTATACCAACCGGTAATCCCGGTCAGGCCTGCAACGCTTTTCTGAATACCCAGTGCAAATGCCATCTGACTCATATTCTGATCATGAATCACTGCCCGCTGTGGTGCAGCATCAAAAGTAACTGTACGACCACAACTATCAACGGTAACAGGGAAATCAGATGCCTGACTAAGCGGCGCCAGACTGGCAAGGAGGACTGCTGAACTGAACATTAGAGCGCGCATGTGCTTGTTCCTTCTTCTTTTTTGTGCAAGAAAAAAAGGGGAGCGAGGTGGCATAAAACGACCACTGCTCCCAAGGGTTAGAGTAGGTATTGGCACTCACGGCAAAAACTTTTTCGAATAACTCTGGGGTCAGTACTGTTTGAGGGCTACCCTCTCCCACTAACCGCCCCTGCTGCATGACTAGCACCCGATCGCAATAACGCGCCGCCAGTGGGAAATCATGCAGAGACACTAAACTGCTGACCGGTAACTTTCGTAATAACTGCATCAGACTGAGCTGATGCTCAATGTCCAGATGATTACAGGGCTCATCGAGCACCAGTAACTGCGGTTGCTGCACCAGTGCCCGACAGATCATCACGCGCTTACGCTCACCGCCTGACAGCTCACTGATATCCCGATCCAGATAACGGCTTAAATGAAACTGCCTGACAGCATCATTAATCACCTGCTCTGCATCCGGATCATTACCGGTAAACCAGTGCTGGTGCGGCGTACGGCCTGTCGCAATCACCGAACGAACACTCAGCTGAAAATCAGCGGGCATTTCCTGCGTTACAGCAGCAACCTGCAGCGCCCGTTGCCGATCTGTAAGGTCACGGACATTCCGACCATTCAGACAGACAGATCCGGCATATTGGCGCAAAGCACCAAACAGGCAGCGCAGCAGAGTCGTTTTACCGGCACCGTTAGGCCCCAGCACTCCGACAACTTCGCCAGGACGCATACTGAAACTGACATCATCGAGCAGCAAACGCTGTTGATCGCCAGACACAGTCAAGTCCTTAACCTGCAGCAGATCAGCCACGGCTTTAACTACCGGTTATTCCGGAAGGATATTGTGTAATTTCGAATTGTCTTTGCCATGTGTAACCTATGTTCACACACGGACAAGCTTGCCCAGGAAAAAAAGCTAAAAAGCTTTTTGCCCAGAACCGCCCACCGCGATTGTATAAGGGTAATCAACAGGCTGGTTTCCGGGCTTAACAGTTGGCAGATGCCGGCGATCAACCCTTCCCAAGCATTTGCTCAGTGGTATTGCTGATCGCTAAACTGTAATTACCGTTGCGGGGGCAGCGCCGGAGTTACACCGGCTTCCCAATTATCAGCCGAACATAAAATGTTCGGCTGCACCTGTCGCGTACAGAATTAGTTGGCCAGCATATTATTTAGGAAATCAGAGAAACACAACCCCTGTTTACGGATATTTTTTCACCGGCCTGAACGGTCCTTTACACCGCCCTGCTTTAGACCAAAGCCTGATCCAGCGCTGACAATGCCGCAAACACTCATGCTTTAGGCGTGCACACATAGATAACAATAAGTTTCATTTGTCTTTGTATATCCAACTCTCTATCATCGCTCAATACAGTCGGGGAACCAGATTTCTGGTTGAGATTGCACACGTTTACTCACGCGTGTTGAACCCGTAGAACCTGATCCAGTTAATTGGCGTAGGAAATCTGTGAACATCGCTTACAGCTATTCTTCTCACTGCCCTGTTTTGGATCTATCCGTTGTTAACGCCAAACGCAGGAAAGCCCCATGTCGCAGTCACCCAACACCCCTATCGTCCTTAGCGTAGCTGGCTCAGACAGCGGCGGCG
The DNA window shown above is from Aliamphritea ceti and carries:
- a CDS encoding ABC transporter substrate-binding protein encodes the protein MRALMFSSAVLLASLAPLSQASDFPVTVDSCGRTVTFDAAPQRAVIHDQNMSQMAFALGIQKSVAGLTGITGWYKTSPEYDRERGDIPELAPKNPTTENVLSADPDLFFAGWNYGMRTDGELTPQSLGELGVPVLELTESCVHLTKSGPDASMDLLYKDVLRLGAVFGVKEKAETLVDGWKSRLQTVADNTEGKPPVKVFLYDSGEDKIFTSGRFGMPTALIRAAGGENVMDNIDTSWGKVGIEAVMDAEPDFFILVDYQQGGWKGSWEFIKSHPVLSTLDAVKNDRFLPLEYGEITPGPLNVQAVEKLAEKMYLTGR
- a CDS encoding ABC transporter ATP-binding protein; the protein is MSGDQQRLLLDDVSFSMRPGEVVGVLGPNGAGKTTLLRCLFGALRQYAGSVCLNGRNVRDLTDRQRALQVAAVTQEMPADFQLSVRSVIATGRTPHQHWFTGNDPDAEQVINDAVRQFHLSRYLDRDISELSGGERKRVMICRALVQQPQLLVLDEPCNHLDIEHQLSLMQLLRKLPVSSLVSLHDFPLAARYCDRVLVMQQGRLVGEGSPQTVLTPELFEKVFAVSANTYSNPWEQWSFYATSLPFFSCTKKKKEQAHARSNVQFSSPPCQSGAA